In Leishmania mexicana MHOM/GT/2001/U1103 complete genome, chromosome 17, the following proteins share a genomic window:
- a CDS encoding putative RNA-binding protein — translation MMDGRLVQTSCRTTHFSAVEATLRDWPEVEAVGSFREKKNNKGDITTVFVTFRDEAAAKAARAKLDAIPGIVEATTALSASPEQEKGAASGSQSKRSQRKKGNAGSDKKSLAAEFLNFESYEDQKQRKTHTRRGSNGVPEVAGAETTRRGRGGRGMGRGSNNNSRGAGGNHRGMRGRSGAHLQPPPSFHPPPQSFQPPQQYQQDQYQQDQYHPPPCLPPFEANVAFVDNVPFGTTNKHLMEHFSPFGRILDVNRLELMVMICFDNPESVQQCIQHMNGTKIHDNVITVSSGTVRIPGSVAIQMGV, via the coding sequence ATGATGGACGGCCGCCTGGTGCAGACGTCGTGCCGGACGACGCACTTttcggcggtggaggcgacgctgcgggATTGGCCCGAGGTCGAGGCAGTCGGGTCCTTCCGCGAGAAGAAGAACAACAAGGGGGACATCACGACAGTGTTCGTCACCTTccgcgacgaggcggcggcgaaggcggccaGGGCGAAGCTCGATGCCATTCCCGGTATCGTTGAGGCGACCACTGCCTTGTCTGCCTCTCCGgagcaggagaagggggcggcCAGCGGCAGTCAAAGCAAGCGCTcgcagaggaagaagggCAACGCCGGTAGTGACAAGAAGAGCCTCGCTGCGGAGTTCTTGAACTTCGAGTCGTATGAGGATCAAAAGCAGcgcaagacacacacgaggagggggagcaaCGGCGTGCCGGAGGTGGCGGGTGCGGAGACGACGCGTAGGGGCCGCGGTGGGCGTGGAATGGGCCGTGGCAGTAACAACAACAGCCGTGGTGCCGGTGGCAATCACCGTGGGATGCGTGGTCGCAGTGGCGCTCatctgcagccgccgccgagctTTCACCCACCGCCGCAAAGCTttcagccgccgcagcagtacCAGCAGGACCAGTACCAGCAGGACCAGTACCACCCGCCGCCGTGCCTACCGCCGTTCGAGGCGAACGTTGCCTTCGTTGACAACGTGCCATTCGGCACCACGAATAAGCACCTCATGGAGCACTTCTCCCCCTTTGGCCGCATTCTCGATGTGAACCGTCTCGAGTTGATGGTCATGATCTGCTTCGACAACCCGGAGTCGGTGCAGCAGTGCATCCAGCACATGAACGGCACCAAGATCCACGACAACGTCATCACggtgagcagcggcaccgtccGCATCCCCGGCAGCGTCGCAATCCAGATGGGTGTTTAA